In Moorella sp. Hama-1, a single genomic region encodes these proteins:
- the ilvE gene encoding branched-chain-amino-acid transaminase, which translates to MGLIIYLDGEYVDEEEAKLSVFDHGLLYGDGVFEGIRAYYGRVFRLKEHIDRLYDSARSINLALGLSKDEMTEVVLETCRRNNLRDAYIRLVITRGKGDLGLDPRKCPRPSIFCIAAAIELYPAELYEKGLELVTLGTRRNAPDALDPRIKSLNYLNNIIAKMEATRAGAPEGLFLNKEGYVAEATGDNIFIVKNGQLITPPPFVGLLEGITRNAVMELAAQAGIPVYEKVFTRHDVYVADECFLTGTAAEAIPVVKVDGRPIGNGQPGPITRDLIARYRELTKTDGPQIFA; encoded by the coding sequence GTGGGGCTGATTATCTATCTTGACGGCGAGTATGTCGACGAAGAAGAGGCGAAGTTGTCTGTCTTTGATCATGGCCTGCTCTATGGCGACGGTGTCTTTGAGGGGATCCGCGCCTACTACGGCCGGGTTTTTCGTTTAAAAGAGCATATTGATCGGCTGTATGATTCCGCCCGTTCTATCAACCTGGCTCTCGGCCTGAGCAAAGATGAAATGACCGAAGTGGTCCTGGAGACCTGCCGGCGCAATAACCTGCGGGATGCTTATATACGCCTGGTCATTACCCGGGGTAAGGGCGACCTGGGCCTCGATCCCCGCAAGTGCCCCCGGCCGTCCATCTTCTGCATCGCAGCGGCCATTGAACTCTATCCGGCGGAATTATACGAAAAAGGTCTGGAACTGGTAACCCTGGGGACCCGGCGTAACGCTCCCGATGCCCTGGACCCGCGCATCAAGTCCCTGAACTACCTGAATAACATCATCGCTAAAATGGAGGCCACCCGGGCCGGTGCTCCGGAAGGGCTTTTTCTGAATAAAGAGGGTTACGTGGCCGAGGCCACCGGCGATAACATCTTCATTGTTAAGAACGGGCAGTTAATTACCCCGCCGCCCTTTGTCGGCCTCCTGGAAGGTATTACCCGTAACGCCGTCATGGAACTGGCGGCCCAAGCCGGCATTCCGGTTTACGAGAAGGTCTTTACCCGCCACGACGTTTATGTGGCCGACGAATGCTTCCTCACCGGCACGGCGGCGGAAGCCATCCCGGTAGTTAAAGTAGACGGCCGGCCCATTGGTAACGGCCAGCCGGGCCCCATAACCAGGGATCTCATTGCCCGTTACCGGGAGTTAACCAAAACCGACGGTCCGCAGATCTTTGCTTAA